One part of the Vicia villosa cultivar HV-30 ecotype Madison, WI linkage group LG6, Vvil1.0, whole genome shotgun sequence genome encodes these proteins:
- the LOC131610949 gene encoding peptidyl-prolyl cis-trans isomerase CYP18-2 has translation MWASAEGGAPEVTLETSMGSFTIELYYKHAPRTCRNFIELSRRGYYDNVKFHRIIKDFIVQGGDPTGTGRGGESIYGAKFEDEIKQELKHTGAGILSMANAGPNTNGSQFFITLAPCPSLDGKHTIFGRISRGMEIIKRLGSVQTDNNDRPVHDVKILRTSVKD, from the exons ATGTGGGCGAGTGCAGAAGGTGGTGCTCCAGAGGTTACTCTGGAAACTTCCATGGGTTCCTTCACCATCGAG CTTTACTACAAGCACGCACCTAGAACTTGCAGGAATTTCATTGAACTGTCTCGTAGAGGTTACTACGACAATGTTAAATTCCACAGAATCATCAAGGATTTTATAGTGCAAGGTGGGGATCCTACTGGGACAGGAAGAGGAGGAGAATCCATATATGG TGCGAAATTTGAAGATGAGATTAAACAAGAGTTGAAGCATACTGGAGCTGGGATTTTGTCAATGGCTAATGCTGGTCCTAATACTAATGGCAGTCAGTTCTTTATCACTCTCGCACCGTGCCCCTCTCTAGATG GAAAACATACAATATTTGGGAGAATAAGTCGGGGAATGGAAATCATCAAAAGACTTGGCAGTGTTCAAACAGATAACAATGATAG GCCCGTTCATGATGTGAAGATACTACGGACATCAGTCAAGGATTGA
- the LOC131610951 gene encoding vacuolar protein sorting-associated protein 55 homolog has protein sequence MFSASILLQILACAIYNNWWPMLSALMYVLVPMPCLFFGGGSTHFMMSREGGGWMDAAKFLTGASAMGSIAIPIILKHAHMIETGAMLIELVSFFIFICTVMCFHQASLDDDW, from the exons ATGTTTTCGGCTAGCATTTTGCTGCAGATTCTG GCATGTGCAATATACAACAATTGGTGGCCCATGTTATCAG CTCTGATGTATGTGCTGGTGCCTATGCCTTGCTTATTCTTTGGAGGCGGGTCTACTCATTTTATGATGAGCCGTGAGGGTGGGGG TTGGATGGATGCTGCAAAGTTTTTGACTGGAGCATCAGCTATGGGGAGCATAGCCATTCCTATAATCCTTAAGCATGCTCACATGATTGAGACTGGGGCAATGCTCATCGAGCTTGTATCCTTCTTCATATTTATATGTACAGTTATGTGTTTCCATCAAGCTAGCCTTGACGATGACTGGTAA